The genomic segment AAAGAAGCTCAAAAGCAAGAATATTATAAAAAAATTAATTTCTTGCCAATTAGAGAATATGATAAAGCAGAAGCTGATAAAAAGATTGCAATAAAAGCAGTAACTAAACTTCGAGAAGATATTGCAAATGGTTATCAACATATAATAATGGCTAGGTGTGTTTCAAAAAGTAGGGCTATTGAAGTTTTTGAGTATTATAAAGAATATGAAGATTTAAATCCAGTAATGGTATATACAGGAGTTGCAGGTCTAAAAGACAAGGTGAATGCAATTAAAGCAAAAGAACACAGTATTATTGTTTGCGTAAATATGTTAGGTGAAGGATTTGATCTTCCTGAATTGAAAATTGCAGCAATACATGATGAGAGACAAAGTTTACCAATTACTCTTCAATTTGTTGGGCGATTTACTAGGACATCGTTTAATAGTCTTGGTACTGCAAGTTTTATAACGAATATTGCTTATCCACCTATTCAACAAGAGTTAAATCATCTTTACGCAAAAAATGCAGATTGGAATTTATTGCTTCCAAATATGAGCGAAGGAGCTACAGATAAAGAAATTAATTTTCAAGAATTTTTAGAAGGCTTCCATGACTTAGAAAATTCTAATATTCCTTTTCAGAACATTAATCCAGCAATGAGTTCTGTTGTTTATCGTAATAATGGTAAAAATTGGAATCCTAATAATTGGAGAGAGGGAATTAATAATATAGGTACTTACGAACATCAATTTAGTAAGCACAATTCTGAAAAAAATACGTTAGTTATTATTTTAGGAAAAGTAAATAAAGTTGAGTGGGGAGATTTTGATGTCGTTCAAAATATGGAATGGAATATGGCTGTTGTTCATTGGGATTTTAGACCTAATAAGAATTTAGTATTCATACACTCTTCCTTAAAGAATTTATCTACCAATAAATTAGTTCAAGCAATTTTTGGTAATGAATTTAGTATGATTAAGGGGATGGATATGTTTAAGATATTTCATGACGTTAAAAGATTGACACTTTACAACGTTAGAGCAAGAAAGGGCACTGGACGTGATATTAGTTTTCAGTCATTTTTTGGAAAGGGAGTTCAAGACGGATTAAAACTTTTAGAGCAAGGAACATTAATAAAAAACAATGTTTTTGGAGTTGGATTTAAAGATGGAGAAAAAGTCTCATTAGGGTGTTCTGTAAAAGGAAAAGTTTGGTCATACTTAAGAGGTAACTTAAATGAGCTAACTCAATGGTGTCAAAAAATAGGAGATGTATTAGAAAATCCTAATATCAACCCAAATACTGTATTAGAAAATACACTTGTTCCTGTTGTAATTGCTGAAAGACCAGAGGCTATTCCAATTGCTATTGAATGGCATCATGAAATGTATGAGTACGCAGAAAATAGGTTTGTTATTCATATTAATGGAAGTGTTTATGATTTATCTAATTCTGAATTAAATGTAGTAGATACCCCAAATAATACTCCTTTACGTTTTTCTTTTAAATGTGAAGATTATAATATTGAGTATGAATTAATATTAGGAACTAAAATAGTTGATGGAGAAGAACTTACATTTCATGAAATTAGAAAAGATTCTATTGAAGAGGCTACAATTACTTACGGAAACAGAACAGAAAGCTTGACAGATTTCTTTCAAACTTTTACCCCAACAATTTGGTTTGCGAATGGGGGACAATTATTTCAAAATAGTTATGTAGTTCCAAAAGAAGGAGTTGCTGGAATTTCATTAGACAATATTATTTCACACGATTGGACTGGAGTTGCAATTAACAAAGAAGCTCAAGGAGTCCATCCTTATGAAACGGATTCAATACAGTATCATTTTATTAATGAAATTAGAGATGATTTTCAGATAATATATGATGATGATGGTTCAGGAGAGATTGCAGACATTATAGGGATCAATGATGAAGATAAAAAAATAGACATACACTTATTTCATTTAAAATATGCCAAAAATGGTCGTACTGGAAATGATATAAGTAATTTCTATGAAGTATGTGGTCAGGCACAGAAATCTCTAAATTGGAAATATCGAAATGGAAAAGACTTTTTTGACCATCTTTTAAGAAGACAAATAAAGACTAAAAACAGAGTATCTTGTAGTAGGATAATTAAGGGTAGTGAAGAAGAATTAGAGTTGTTACTGAATGCTGCTAAATGGACAAAAGAGATGAAGTTTCATATTTATATTGTCCAACCAAGTCTTGTAAAAGGTAGTGGTTCTGAAAACATTATGTTACTTTTAGGGAACACGCATCATTATCTTCACACGGTTGGGAATGTTGATTTGAAAGTATATTCTAGTTAATCATAAAAAATTATTCAAAAATTGTTACATTTGAAACGATGATAATAAAAGTATAATTGAACAATATTCCTGCTTACAAAACTGAACTTATTTCTGATGAAAATAAGGTACAATACTTATTTGAAAGTAAAGGTAATATATTTATTATCAAAGCAATTGAATACTCTCCTTTCAAGAAACAAGATGGAAAAGTAATCTATAATTTAGGTTTCGGAGATTATGATTTTTCAAATGGCACTATTATTGATGATATTAATAGTAATAATGGAGATATGAGAAAGGTGTTTAGTACAGTTTTGAATACTGTTCCTCACTTTTTTAAAACTCATAATGATGACGCAATTTGGATTCAAGGAAGTGATAGTTCCAATGAATTTAAAGAAGAATGTAAAGTAGATTGTAAAAAAGGATGTGATATTGAAAATGGAGAATGTAAAAAATTTAACAGAAGAATAAAGACTTATCGATATTATATTAATAAGAATTTTACAAATTTGATTAGGGAATATATTATATTTGGCTATACAAATGAGGAAAGCCCAACGTTAGTTCAGTATGTTCCTGAAAACGATTATATTGGAATTTTGGTTTTCAAGAAAAAATAACTAATTTTGTGGTATTCTTTTAACTAAGAATAAATTATAAATAAAATGAAGCAAAAAAAACAAATATTAAAAGCAGAGAAAACGCTATCTATGTCTAAAAAGACAAAGGAGAGGATATTTTCTATTGCTAAAAGTATTAAGGGAAAAGAATTATTCCCTGAAAAAGTTGCTTTAGCAAAAAAGACTTTAAGTAATCTTAAATCGCTTCCGATTTAAAATTACCATTAATATAAATTCAAAAGTGATTACTTAAATAGGTAATCACTTTTTTGTTTTAGGTGAATTTCTTAATAAATATTAGGTCAATAAAACACAAATAATTATTTTAGTAGTGATAAAGAAAATAAGAAAAAGAATTATTTATGAAATAAAGTGTGAAATTGGTTTATGAAAAATTTTGAGTTATTTGTTGATGAGATAGTTTCTAAATGGTTTTCTGAAAAGAAAGCTATTCTTGAAAGTGCTGGTTTAGCAGGGATTAGTAATAGAGAAACAGGTGATTTAGTAGAAGATTATATATTAAGAAAAATTAAAGGGTTACCTCAAAATTATATAGGAAAAAAATCAAAGGGTAGTAGAACTCCTATTGATGTTTTTGCTGTTGCTAGAAGAGGACGCTATTGGCATATTATGCTAATTCAAGTTAAGAGTTCAGAATATAAAGACAAAATTTATAAACTTAATCAAAATGAAATAAAAGTATTAAATGAGTTTGCTAAATTCTTCAAAAAAGAATTTACTTTATCAAAACTACTTCGTAATTATAAAGATAGTTCTATTATGTTCTCGACTGGATATGCAGGTGTTTTTTAGTGATAAGAGAACAAATAAAAATTATTTACAAGAAACAAAAAAGTTTAATTTTTTAAAAAGAATATGGGTAATCAATATGATGTTAGTGTGGAATTAAAAATTTCTTTAGCACATAGTTTATCTTCATAAATAGAGTGTTTAAAATTAAATTGAAATAAAAAGAAAAAGTATGGGAGTTATATTAAAAAGTGATTTACTAAATGGCGCTTGCAGACAGTTTTTTGAAATGCTCAAAGCTTACTTAGAAACAAACACATTAAGCACGTTTACTAATGCAGAAATCCGCAGAGCTTTACACGAGTAAACCCAAGTAACCAAAAGCGCTATATGGTTCAACTACAACTAGCAGATTTAGTAAAGAAATCTAAAGGCGATAAAAGAAAAGGTTATTGTTATGAAGTCGTGAATTATGATGATTACAAGAACACCAATACTCAAATAGAAACATTACTAAATAGCACTTTACAGAGGTAGAAGTTCAAAGTAGTTCATAATGGTTCAATCATAAAAATGGACTAATAAAATATCTTTAAATCAGCAAGTTAAATAAGTGGTTCGCGAAATCTTAAAAAAAGGTCAAGGGATAAAAAAAATTAGTCGAGAAGTTCGACATCTAAAAATGAAGAAACTCAAACTAACGAATAGAAGTTATAAAGTATTAGTAGCTAATTACAAAGAATGGTTAGATATACTTGATTTTGCTGAAACAAGCGTTTACACGTTCCCAAATTACCTACAAGAGTTCTTCTAGGTAGCCTGTTTTTAGAAAAAAATGAAACAAAAAAAATAAAATATTGAATATCAGTTGTATAAAAAATGAAATCAATCGATTATATTTTTTATCGGACATTAATGATTTAAAAGGAACCAGCTTTGTTTACTTTTTAGTGGACACTAGTGTTAAATTGTTTTTTGATTCAAAATGAACGTAAATAGATATAAATTAAACTTCTTTTTTTATAAAACTTCTTAATTTGTCAAATCAAGCTAAAATCAATAAACTATGAAGAAGTTGTTATTTTTTATACTGTTGCTTTCACAAACAACACTTTTTTCTCAAGATTTACCAACAATAATTCCACCATCACCAGAAGCGACCTCTTTGGCTAAGTTTACAGAGATTCCTGTAAGCCATTATACAGGAATACCGAATATTAATGTTCCTATTTACGAAATCAATTTTGATGGATTAAAAATACCTATAAGTATATCTTATCATGCAAGAGGTGTTAAAGTTGAAGAAATAGCATCGAGAGTTGGAATTGGTTGGGCACTCAATGCAGGTGGCGCTATTACAAGACAAATAAGAGATCAAAATGATTTTAACGGCCCGTATGGCTACTATAACGGTAATTTTTATGAAAATTTTGCAACAAATCCTCAAGTTAGAAGTAATGTAGCTTGGACTGATACCGATGCTAATAATAGGGTGGACTTTGTGCCAGATCAGTTTAGTTTTAATTTTTTAGGATATTCAGGTAAATTTATTTTTGATCAAAAGACAAAAGAACCTATCTTACAAAGTTACGATGATTTAGAAATAAAGAAAATGGGGAACTCTGAGAATGATTTATATTTTATAATTACTACACAAGATGGGTTTCGATTTTATTTTGGAAAATCACATGATAACATTGAAAATAGAACAGCAAAAAGTAAAGACCAAACCATTGTAAGTTCTGCTTATCATGCTGCAGGTCGTGACGATGTAACCAACAATGCATCTGCTCCACTTAACACATGGCACTTGATGGATATTGTGAGTCCTAATGGAAAAAAAATACGTTTTATGTATGATTTGGAAGAGCCTTATTTTTATCGAAGATCTTACGATAAAAAGGAAATTACTACAGGTCATACCTCATACTTCACTAAATATCATGGATATCAATACCAGATACAAGAAATTATTTTCGATCAAGGCAGTGTTAAATTCATACCTAAAAGTACCGGGCGAGATGATTTAGACGGTGGGTTTGCATTAGCTTCTATTGAGGTAGTAAATAAGTATCAACGTGTAAAAAAATACAATTTTAATTATAGCTACAGTACTTCTCCCAATACTAATATTGGGTATAACATCAACTACTTTTTGTTTGATTGGGAGGTTAAGGCTAGAAAAAGATTATTTTTAGATAATATTCAAGTAATAGACAATAACAATACTTTTGAATTGTATCGTGCTTTTGAATATACAAATAAAAACGATATGCCTAATCGATTTTCGAACTCACAAGATTTATGGGGATACTTTAATAATGCTAATAATGGTCCTTATCTAGCTTTTTATAGTTATCCTGGTTATCCCATCAATAGAGAAGTAGATACTTTGAAAGCTAAAGTTGGTTTAATTAATAAAATGAGTTATCCTACAGGAGGGTATACAGCTTATACCTTTGAAGCCAATAAATCAATTATTCCTGAATACTTTAAAAATTTATATTTTGCAAACCCCAATCCAACTGTCCAAGATACATTTGCCTATCTTTCTAAAAGTACATTTACATTAGTATCAAGTACCTCTCAAAAGAACACCTATGAAAGTGATTCCTTTGATATTTTTAGTTCTGACATTGGACCAATTAATGTTCAAATTTATCTAAATGGAGATGCAATTAATTGTGAAGTTAATCAAAATGGGTATCAAAGTTCTAATTGCAATTATATATTTAGCATAGTAGATGATAATGGTCATCAAGTTTACTACCCCAGTGGAACTCCAATACTTTTATTTAAACAAGTTGGACGAGTATCTTATAATATGGCAATTGAACCCTTACAAACAGGAACTTACAAAATAAGAGCTGAAGTTTCAACAGGTACCGATAGTCCAAATGATAGAAATAATAGTTTTGTTGTGAATCTAAGTTGGGGTAAATCTAGTAACCCTGATCATCCAGACTTAATCTACAGTGGTGGTAATAGAATCAAAAAAATAGAAAACCACACTGTGGATAACGGTACAATAATAAGAACTTATGAATACAAAAAAGTCGATAATTCAAGTAGCGGGTTGCTTTTTGCTTTACCAAGTTATTGGTACGTAGATGAATTTACTGTTCTCTCAAATGGGGTGCAAATTCCCATTAAAAAATTCAATGGAGCCAGACCTGGAAGTCCATTAACCTATGAGCAAGGAAATCACGTAGGTTATAGCCATGTTACTGAGTATATTGATTCTGATACTCAACAAGGAGAAGGCGGTAAAATAGAATATCAATTTACCTCAATGCCCGATGGAGGTAATTTTTATAAGTATCCTTATACTTTGTCAATAAATAACGAATGGCTTCGAGGTAAACCTCTTTTAATGGAATATTATAAAAAAGAAGGAAATTCTATCAACGATTATAATATTATAAAAAAGGAAGAATTTACCTACAAATATGCAGATGGATTTTCTAATTTAACTTTTTCAAAACCATCTATTGATTTTTATTACATTATAGATCGTTTACAATACTTTAGGCCTCTGGTTACTTACAAGAGAGAAGAATATTATGCATATTCAGCCTCTCCAAATTCACCTTATGTAAATCCAGAAGATTACAAAATCTATTATTTGACTGGAGGTACACAAAAGTTATTTCAGAAAAAAGAAACGACTTATAATGAAAGTGGAGAATTTTCTACCACTACAAACTACAACTACGATTATACCAATCATTACCAGATTGTAAATAGAGAAGTAGCCGATAGTCAAGGGTCTCTGTTAAAAATAGAGAATAATTATACTATTTTTTCAAACCCTCTAAGATTCAGAATAATCCCTATAAAGATAAAGAACTATAGAGGAACTTCAAAATTATCAGAACAACAAACCATTTACGATACTTTTAGTGGAAATTATTTA from the Polaribacter cellanae genome contains:
- a CDS encoding DEAD/DEAH box helicase — protein: MIEITTPKIEKLIYSKDKNFIKQYYEQSSEIKSFEFVQNNPFILSSDEELYFITSNLNDVIPENCTYAILTSRRPTKRDFESGSLKITRWLKHPSFEKLTPQDVLNSWKNKFKFVKEDIENNINGLRPPQIGALYSILAHVQNPEERGIVVMPTGTGKTETMLSTLVANECNRLLVAVPSDSLRTQLSNKFFTLGLLREFGMVDETCHNPIVGVINQKFENEEELLDFISKTNVVVTTMSILAGSTHGQQLAISEAFSHLFVDEAHHSEASTWKKFIKLFDNKKVFLFTATPFRNDGKNLEGKFIFNFSLKEAQKQEYYKKINFLPIREYDKAEADKKIAIKAVTKLREDIANGYQHIIMARCVSKSRAIEVFEYYKEYEDLNPVMVYTGVAGLKDKVNAIKAKEHSIIVCVNMLGEGFDLPELKIAAIHDERQSLPITLQFVGRFTRTSFNSLGTASFITNIAYPPIQQELNHLYAKNADWNLLLPNMSEGATDKEINFQEFLEGFHDLENSNIPFQNINPAMSSVVYRNNGKNWNPNNWREGINNIGTYEHQFSKHNSEKNTLVIILGKVNKVEWGDFDVVQNMEWNMAVVHWDFRPNKNLVFIHSSLKNLSTNKLVQAIFGNEFSMIKGMDMFKIFHDVKRLTLYNVRARKGTGRDISFQSFFGKGVQDGLKLLEQGTLIKNNVFGVGFKDGEKVSLGCSVKGKVWSYLRGNLNELTQWCQKIGDVLENPNINPNTVLENTLVPVVIAERPEAIPIAIEWHHEMYEYAENRFVIHINGSVYDLSNSELNVVDTPNNTPLRFSFKCEDYNIEYELILGTKIVDGEELTFHEIRKDSIEEATITYGNRTESLTDFFQTFTPTIWFANGGQLFQNSYVVPKEGVAGISLDNIISHDWTGVAINKEAQGVHPYETDSIQYHFINEIRDDFQIIYDDDGSGEIADIIGINDEDKKIDIHLFHLKYAKNGRTGNDISNFYEVCGQAQKSLNWKYRNGKDFFDHLLRRQIKTKNRVSCSRIIKGSEEELELLLNAAKWTKEMKFHIYIVQPSLVKGSGSENIMLLLGNTHHYLHTVGNVDLKVYSS
- a CDS encoding RHS repeat domain-containing protein → MKKLLFFILLLSQTTLFSQDLPTIIPPSPEATSLAKFTEIPVSHYTGIPNINVPIYEINFDGLKIPISISYHARGVKVEEIASRVGIGWALNAGGAITRQIRDQNDFNGPYGYYNGNFYENFATNPQVRSNVAWTDTDANNRVDFVPDQFSFNFLGYSGKFIFDQKTKEPILQSYDDLEIKKMGNSENDLYFIITTQDGFRFYFGKSHDNIENRTAKSKDQTIVSSAYHAAGRDDVTNNASAPLNTWHLMDIVSPNGKKIRFMYDLEEPYFYRRSYDKKEITTGHTSYFTKYHGYQYQIQEIIFDQGSVKFIPKSTGRDDLDGGFALASIEVVNKYQRVKKYNFNYSYSTSPNTNIGYNINYFLFDWEVKARKRLFLDNIQVIDNNNTFELYRAFEYTNKNDMPNRFSNSQDLWGYFNNANNGPYLAFYSYPGYPINREVDTLKAKVGLINKMSYPTGGYTAYTFEANKSIIPEYFKNLYFANPNPTVQDTFAYLSKSTFTLVSSTSQKNTYESDSFDIFSSDIGPINVQIYLNGDAINCEVNQNGYQSSNCNYIFSIVDDNGHQVYYPSGTPILLFKQVGRVSYNMAIEPLQTGTYKIRAEVSTGTDSPNDRNNSFVVNLSWGKSSNPDHPDLIYSGGNRIKKIENHTVDNGTIIRTYEYKKVDNSSSGLLFALPSYWYVDEFTVLSNGVQIPIKKFNGARPGSPLTYEQGNHVGYSHVTEYIDSDTQQGEGGKIEYQFTSMPDGGNFYKYPYTLSINNEWLRGKPLLMEYYKKEGNSINDYNIIKKEEFTYKYADGFSNLTFSKPSIDFYYIIDRLQYFRPLVTYKREEYYAYSASPNSPYVNPEDYKIYYLTGGTQKLFQKKETTYNESGEFSTTTNYNYDYTNHYQIVNREVADSQGSLLKIENNYTIFSNPLRFRIIPIKIKNYRGTSKLSEQQTIYDTFSGNYLPKLIQTSKGSGLLEDRIIYHDYDDKGNPIEVSKKDGTHIIYIWGYNKTQPIAKIENLTSSELTSVISSLSASYNTLEKIQEISNLDNTQGTTTSENNLRTALTALRNALTNTNAQVTTFTYDPLIGVTSVTDPRGRVVYYEYDSFNRLKQVKDHDGNILNKNEYNYKN
- a CDS encoding DUF6934 family protein, with amino-acid sequence MNNIPAYKTELISDENKVQYLFESKGNIFIIKAIEYSPFKKQDGKVIYNLGFGDYDFSNGTIIDDINSNNGDMRKVFSTVLNTVPHFFKTHNDDAIWIQGSDSSNEFKEECKVDCKKGCDIENGECKKFNRRIKTYRYYINKNFTNLIREYIIFGYTNEESPTLVQYVPENDYIGILVFKKK